From one Formosa sediminum genomic stretch:
- a CDS encoding IS3 family transposase — translation MVDRFKEAHKETVVSICDSRQVYYRLVQSKRQKQSIAHKVITLVQSIRVTMPRLGTRKLYHILKPQLTLLNIGRDKLFRILKVNNLLIKPKRSYHITTDSHHRFRRHKNLVNTLEIERPEQVWVSDITYIGNRANPSYLALITDAYSKKIVGYNVSDSLSASGSILALEMAIKNRKYKYQNLIHHSDRGLQYCSDDYQKILNDNIIKPSMTEQYDPYENAIAERINGILKQEFAIAKHNIDLTLKTNLIKNAIKVYNTKRPHLSNNMLTLTQMHQQNALKPKRYKSKNLNNKSIVQV, via the coding sequence GTGGTTGACCGCTTCAAAGAAGCACACAAAGAAACCGTAGTTTCTATCTGTGACAGCAGACAGGTTTACTATAGATTGGTACAGTCTAAAAGACAAAAACAAAGTATCGCTCACAAGGTAATAACTCTAGTACAATCTATTCGGGTAACCATGCCAAGGCTTGGAACTCGAAAACTGTATCACATACTAAAACCACAATTAACACTTTTAAATATTGGTAGAGATAAGCTCTTTAGAATACTAAAGGTTAATAATCTACTAATAAAACCAAAAAGAAGTTATCATATTACAACAGACTCACATCATCGTTTTAGAAGGCATAAAAATTTAGTAAACACATTAGAGATTGAAAGACCAGAACAAGTCTGGGTTAGCGATATAACATACATCGGAAATAGAGCAAATCCATCATATCTGGCTTTGATTACGGATGCTTATTCTAAGAAGATTGTTGGTTATAACGTGTCTGATAGTTTAAGTGCTTCAGGATCTATATTGGCTTTAGAAATGGCTATTAAAAACAGAAAATATAAATATCAAAATTTAATACATCACTCAGACAGAGGCCTACAATATTGTTCTGATGACTATCAAAAGATATTAAATGATAATATTATAAAGCCTAGTATGACCGAACAATATGATCCTTACGAAAATGCTATTGCAGAACGCATAAATGGTATTTTAAAACAGGAATTTGCTATAGCTAAACATAATATTGATCTAACACTAAAAACTAATTTGATTAAAAATGCTATTAAGGTTTACAACACTAAAAGACCACATTTATCAAATAACATGCTAACTCTAACACAGATGCACCAACAAAATGCTTTAAAACCAAAACGGTATAAATCAAAAAACCTGAACAATAAATCTATTGTTCAGGTTTAA
- the rpe gene encoding ribulose-phosphate 3-epimerase has protein sequence MSSKLIAPSILAADFGNLQRDVEMVNKSEADWFHIDIMDGVFVPNISYGMPVLKAITKHAKKTIDVHLMIVDPDRYIKTFANLGSDILTVHFEACTHLHRTLQAIKAEGMKAGVALNPHTNINVLEDTINDIDVVLIMSVNPGFGGQSFIENTYNKVKQLKTLIARKKAPTLIEIDGGVTQNNAKELVNSGADILVAGSYVFNSSNQLKTISDLKSITNS, from the coding sequence ATGAGTTCAAAATTAATAGCTCCATCTATATTAGCAGCAGATTTCGGAAACCTGCAAAGAGACGTTGAAATGGTTAATAAGAGTGAAGCTGACTGGTTTCACATCGACATTATGGATGGTGTTTTTGTGCCAAATATATCCTATGGCATGCCAGTTCTAAAAGCTATTACTAAACATGCTAAAAAAACTATAGATGTACATTTAATGATTGTAGATCCAGATCGATATATTAAAACATTTGCTAATTTAGGAAGTGATATTTTAACTGTACATTTTGAAGCTTGTACACATTTGCATAGAACGCTTCAAGCAATTAAAGCAGAAGGAATGAAAGCAGGGGTAGCTTTAAATCCACATACAAATATTAATGTACTAGAAGACACAATTAATGATATTGATGTCGTTTTAATAATGAGTGTTAACCCTGGGTTTGGTGGCCAAAGTTTTATAGAAAATACCTATAATAAAGTTAAACAATTGAAAACCTTAATAGCACGTAAAAAAGCTCCTACATTAATTGAAATAGATGGCGGAGTTACTCAAAACAACGCTAAAGAGTTAGTAAATTCTGGAGCAGATATTTTAGTAGCAGGTAGCTACGTATTTAATAGTTCAAATCAGTTAAAAACAATTTCTGATTTAAAATCGATTACCAATTCATAA
- a CDS encoding sigma-70 family RNA polymerase sigma factor: MRQLKITKQVTNRETASLDKYLQEIGKVDLITADEEVELAQRIKAGDQVALEKLTKANLRFVVSVAKQYQNQGLTLPDLINEGNLGLIKAAQRFDETRGFKFISYAVWWIRQSILQALAEQSRIVRLPLNKIGSINKINKTFAFLEQSHERPPSPEEIAKELDMTINDVKESMKNSGRHVSMDAPLVEGEDSNLYDVLNSGESPNPDRELLHESLRTEIERALETLTPREADVIRLYFGLGNQHPMTLEEIGETFDLTRERVRQIKEKAIRRLKHTSRSKILKTYLG; encoded by the coding sequence ATGAGACAACTTAAAATTACGAAGCAAGTTACAAATAGAGAAACAGCTTCGCTAGATAAATATCTTCAAGAAATTGGAAAAGTTGACTTAATTACTGCAGATGAAGAAGTAGAATTAGCGCAACGTATTAAAGCTGGAGACCAAGTCGCTTTAGAGAAATTAACAAAAGCTAATTTACGTTTTGTAGTTTCAGTAGCAAAGCAATATCAAAATCAAGGTTTAACATTACCCGACTTAATTAACGAAGGAAATTTAGGTTTAATTAAAGCTGCACAACGTTTTGATGAAACGCGTGGTTTTAAATTTATTTCTTACGCTGTATGGTGGATTCGTCAATCTATCTTACAAGCTTTAGCAGAACAATCTAGAATTGTACGGCTTCCTTTAAATAAAATTGGGTCTATTAACAAAATTAATAAAACATTTGCTTTTTTAGAACAATCTCATGAACGCCCACCAAGCCCAGAAGAGATTGCTAAAGAATTAGACATGACTATTAATGATGTTAAAGAGTCGATGAAAAACTCTGGAAGACATGTAAGTATGGACGCTCCACTAGTAGAAGGTGAAGACTCGAACTTATATGATGTACTAAACAGTGGAGAATCTCCAAATCCAGATCGAGAATTATTACATGAATCTCTACGTACAGAAATAGAGCGCGCTTTAGAGACATTAACGCCTCGAGAAGCAGATGTAATTCGTTTATATTTCGGATTAGGGAATCAGCACCCAATGACTCTTGAAGAAATCGGAGAAACTTTTGATTTAACACGTGAGCGTGTAAGACAAATTAAAGAAAAAGCAATTCGTAGATTAAAGCATACCTCTAGAAGTAAAATTTTAAAAACATATTTAGGATAA
- a CDS encoding polyribonucleotide nucleotidyltransferase, translating to MIPKVFKEVIDLGDGREISIETGKLAKQAHGSVVVTSGKCMLLCTLVSNYKQSDVDFLPLTVDYREKFAAAGRYPGGFFKREARPSDGEVLTMRLVDRVLRPLFPKDYHAETQVMIQLMSHDPEVMPDAMAGLAASAAIQLSDVPFETPISEVRVGRINGEFIINPTQAQLVDSDIDMMIGASADSVMMVEGEMLEISEEEMADAIKFAHEAIKVQCAAQVRLAEAFGKKETREYEPEREDKELEQKVYDMAYDKVYAVAKAGSSKHERSAAFAEIKEEIIATFSEEELADYGDLVSKYYSKAEKAAVRNLTLEEGLRLDGRKTDEIRPIWCEVDYLPSTHGSSIFTRGETQALATVTLGTSREANQIDMPSFEGEERFYLHYNFPPFSTGEARPLRGTSRREVGHGNLAQRALKNMVPADCPYTVRVVSEILESNGSSSMATVCAGTMALMDAGVQLKKPVSGIAMGLITDVESGKYAVLSDILGDEDHLGDMDFKVTGTADGITACQMDIKVKGLSYEILVKALKQAREGRLHILGLITDTISEPNKDVKEHSPKMISRRIPNEFIGALIGPGGKVIQEMQKETGTTIVINEDPVTEEGIVEILGVGNEGIAAVQAKIDALLFKPQVGSVYEVKVIKMLDFGAVVEYVDAPGNEVLLHVSELAWERTENVSDVVNMGDVFDVKYFGIDPKTRKEKVSRKAILPKPEGYVSRPPRDRDDRKPRDHRNRENKRDDRKTREKRD from the coding sequence ATGATTCCAAAAGTTTTTAAAGAGGTTATAGACCTTGGTGATGGAAGAGAAATCTCTATCGAAACCGGAAAATTAGCAAAACAAGCTCATGGATCGGTCGTTGTAACATCTGGAAAATGTATGTTATTATGTACATTAGTGTCCAATTACAAACAAAGTGATGTAGACTTTTTACCTTTAACGGTAGACTACAGAGAAAAATTTGCAGCAGCAGGACGTTATCCTGGAGGCTTTTTTAAAAGAGAAGCTAGACCAAGCGACGGTGAAGTATTAACCATGCGTTTAGTAGACCGTGTTTTACGTCCATTATTTCCTAAAGATTATCACGCAGAAACTCAAGTTATGATTCAGTTAATGTCTCATGATCCTGAAGTTATGCCTGATGCTATGGCTGGTTTAGCAGCATCAGCAGCTATTCAATTATCAGACGTTCCTTTTGAAACACCTATTTCAGAAGTAAGAGTTGGTAGAATTAATGGTGAATTTATTATCAACCCAACACAAGCTCAATTAGTAGATTCAGACATCGATATGATGATTGGAGCCTCTGCAGATTCAGTAATGATGGTTGAAGGTGAAATGCTTGAAATTTCTGAAGAAGAAATGGCAGATGCTATTAAATTTGCACACGAAGCAATTAAAGTACAATGTGCTGCACAAGTACGATTAGCTGAAGCATTCGGTAAGAAAGAAACTCGTGAATACGAACCAGAGCGTGAAGATAAAGAGCTTGAGCAAAAAGTTTATGATATGGCATACGATAAAGTATATGCCGTTGCAAAAGCAGGATCGTCTAAACATGAAAGAAGTGCCGCATTTGCAGAAATTAAAGAAGAAATAATAGCTACTTTCTCTGAAGAAGAATTAGCAGATTATGGCGATTTAGTTTCTAAATATTATAGTAAAGCTGAAAAAGCTGCAGTAAGAAACCTTACTTTAGAAGAAGGTTTACGTTTAGATGGTCGTAAAACCGACGAAATTAGACCAATCTGGTGTGAAGTAGATTATTTACCATCTACACACGGATCTTCAATTTTTACTCGTGGAGAAACTCAAGCATTAGCAACAGTTACTCTAGGAACTTCAAGAGAAGCAAACCAAATAGACATGCCATCTTTTGAAGGAGAAGAACGTTTCTATTTACATTACAACTTCCCTCCTTTTTCAACAGGTGAGGCACGTCCTCTAAGAGGAACGTCTCGTCGTGAAGTAGGACACGGAAATTTAGCACAACGTGCTTTAAAAAATATGGTCCCTGCAGATTGTCCGTATACTGTACGTGTAGTATCAGAAATTTTAGAATCTAATGGTTCGTCTTCTATGGCAACTGTTTGTGCTGGAACTATGGCATTAATGGATGCTGGTGTGCAATTAAAGAAACCCGTTTCTGGTATTGCCATGGGATTAATTACAGATGTTGAGTCTGGAAAATACGCTGTATTATCTGATATTTTAGGAGATGAAGATCACTTAGGAGATATGGACTTTAAAGTAACAGGAACTGCAGATGGTATTACAGCTTGCCAAATGGACATTAAAGTAAAAGGGTTATCTTATGAAATTCTTGTTAAAGCTTTAAAGCAAGCTCGTGAAGGTCGTTTACATATTTTAGGATTAATTACAGATACTATATCCGAACCTAATAAAGATGTAAAAGAACACTCTCCAAAAATGATTTCTAGAAGAATACCTAACGAATTTATCGGTGCTTTAATTGGCCCTGGAGGAAAAGTTATTCAAGAGATGCAAAAAGAAACAGGAACTACTATTGTTATAAATGAAGATCCTGTAACTGAAGAAGGTATCGTTGAAATTTTAGGTGTAGGTAATGAAGGCATAGCCGCTGTTCAAGCTAAAATTGATGCTTTATTATTTAAACCTCAAGTAGGAAGTGTTTACGAAGTTAAAGTTATTAAAATGCTTGATTTTGGAGCTGTTGTAGAATATGTAGATGCTCCAGGTAATGAAGTTTTATTACACGTAAGCGAACTGGCATGGGAACGCACAGAGAATGTATCAGATGTTGTTAATATGGGAGATGTATTTGATGTAAAATACTTTGGAATAGACCCTAAAACACGTAAAGAAAAAGTGTCTCGTAAAGCAATTTTACCAAAACCAGAAGGTTATGTATCAAGACCACCACGTGACCGCGATGATAGAAAACCTAGAGATCATAGAAATCGCGAGAATAAACGCGATGACAGAAAAACTAGAGAAAAGAGAGATTAA
- a CDS encoding porin family protein, which yields MKKITAILFFLMCTTFAYSQYRGYDEWIASVGINIVDNSAFKDPLKGTEDWSFSTPITLGIEYKFDEYWALSSMISFNKIDDFYVDYGQSQETGLSQGWLDESGSYFSFDVNGKFYYDELIARNDKIDAYAGLGLGYFDVNEESNISGNFLLGLRFWFAPEYGVRVQSMAKFAFDNEKVYANNNFIHSIEFLYRF from the coding sequence ATGAAAAAGATTACAGCCATACTTTTTTTTCTAATGTGTACTACATTTGCTTATAGCCAATATAGAGGTTACGATGAGTGGATTGCTAGTGTTGGTATAAACATCGTTGATAATAGTGCATTTAAAGACCCCTTAAAAGGTACTGAAGATTGGAGTTTTAGCACACCAATTACTTTAGGTATTGAATATAAATTCGATGAATACTGGGCTTTAAGTTCAATGATTTCTTTTAATAAAATAGATGACTTTTATGTAGATTATGGACAATCACAAGAAACTGGATTATCTCAAGGATGGCTTGATGAGAGTGGTAGCTATTTTTCTTTCGATGTTAATGGTAAATTCTATTATGATGAACTTATAGCACGTAATGACAAAATAGATGCATATGCAGGTTTAGGTTTAGGATATTTTGATGTAAATGAAGAATCTAATATTTCAGGGAACTTTTTACTTGGTTTAAGGTTTTGGTTTGCTCCTGAATATGGTGTAAGAGTTCAAAGTATGGCAAAATTTGCATTCGATAATGAAAAGGTTTATGCAAATAATAACTTTATACATAGTATAGAATTTTTATATAGATTCTAA